From a single Eisenibacter elegans DSM 3317 genomic region:
- a CDS encoding PP2C family protein-serine/threonine phosphatase, translating to MQTWQLELDKQTLRYHLTSALWLNVGFVIFALADYMGRTWEVFVHFTLLRLAVALGIAVLTFLTYRQKISPIVLGYGLVLGISGYMIYVSLHTPLEEIGGVVFAQIVFYVVSGFIVLWHWQHTLVIACVVIGAQLSFSLQQMSFTDFIRHMHGTWYLLTPLVVIAVVRYRYLLAKREIVLKLNLLEKNEEISQQREELLTQNQLIETNNRALSDAYQQITDSVNYAKRLQRAMLPNSIELGQLGQERFVIYRPKDIVSGDFYWLKQVDEEAFFLAVADCTGHGIPGGFLTVIGQSTLNQLIVHEKHRDTGKILQLLDERLLQILGQAADTKTIIADGMDLVLLRLNPKRKEIAFATANRPLWRIHNGQLMHYKASRSAIGGGLTEQKVFEETIIPYHEGDSLYLFSDGYPDQFGHAQRKFMVKQFRQLIQDIAHYPMPTQESILLQTMQEWQGDTPQTDDWLIVGIKL from the coding sequence ATGCAAACTTGGCAACTAGAACTTGACAAACAAACACTGCGCTACCACCTTACGTCGGCCTTATGGCTCAATGTTGGATTTGTAATATTTGCCTTAGCCGATTATATGGGCCGTACTTGGGAGGTATTTGTACATTTCACCTTGCTGCGTTTGGCCGTGGCCTTGGGGATTGCTGTGCTGACATTCTTGACATACCGCCAAAAAATATCGCCTATTGTCCTGGGCTATGGGCTGGTATTGGGTATTTCGGGATATATGATATATGTCTCGCTCCATACTCCTTTGGAGGAGATTGGGGGAGTCGTTTTTGCCCAGATTGTGTTCTATGTCGTGTCGGGTTTCATCGTATTGTGGCATTGGCAACACACCCTTGTCATTGCCTGTGTGGTCATTGGGGCACAACTCAGCTTCAGCCTACAGCAAATGAGTTTCACAGACTTTATCCGGCATATGCACGGCACTTGGTATTTGTTGACTCCCTTGGTAGTGATTGCAGTAGTGCGCTATCGTTATCTCTTGGCTAAGCGGGAGATTGTGCTCAAGCTTAATTTATTAGAAAAAAACGAGGAAATCAGCCAACAACGTGAGGAGTTGCTGACCCAAAACCAACTAATAGAGACCAACAACCGCGCCCTTTCGGATGCCTACCAACAAATCACTGACAGTGTCAATTATGCCAAACGCCTCCAGCGGGCGATGTTGCCCAACTCCATAGAGCTGGGGCAGCTAGGGCAAGAACGATTTGTGATTTATAGGCCGAAGGATATCGTCAGCGGTGATTTTTATTGGCTCAAACAAGTAGATGAGGAGGCCTTTTTCTTGGCTGTGGCCGATTGTACCGGCCACGGTATCCCGGGTGGTTTCCTGACAGTCATCGGTCAAAGTACGCTCAACCAACTCATCGTACACGAAAAACACCGCGATACGGGTAAGATTTTACAACTTCTTGATGAGCGCCTACTTCAAATATTGGGGCAGGCCGCCGATACCAAAACAATCATTGCTGATGGGATGGACTTGGTACTCTTGCGCCTCAACCCCAAACGCAAGGAGATTGCTTTTGCTACGGCAAATCGCCCCTTGTGGCGCATCCATAACGGGCAGCTAATGCATTACAAAGCCTCGCGAAGTGCTATCGGAGGCGGCTTGACAGAACAGAAAGTCTTTGAAGAAACTATCATCCCTTATCACGAGGGCGACAGTCTGTACCTCTTCAGCGACGGCTACCCCGACCAATTTGGACACGCACAGCGCAAGTTTATGGTCAAGCAGTTTCGGCAGCTTATTCAAGATATTGCCCATTACCCCATGCCCACACAAGAAAGCATACTCCTACAAACCATGCAGGAGTGGCAAGGCGACACCCCCCAAACGGACGATTGGCTGATTGTAGGCATTAAGCTATGA
- a CDS encoding reverse transcriptase family protein: protein MSQHPTRQQLYDRIRASSKDSVILAEMKRLGFWEDSPQPTLPETLIAREATLQKELNDLLTTERRFQNSEQVLVDMRKDRMRKSKEKQAENKARRLEERRQKAEQWQQTKTQDIIYLGEGVSAGLQAAPSDLERLQSLGLPIFENVLDLAQQMGIPLPKLRFLAFERKIAKVCHYSYFQLPKKSGGLRRIAAPKPLLKQAQQWIMTHILYQIPNKDCVHGFVPERSILSNAQPHLGQEVVINLDLKDFFPSISYARVKGLFVKLGYSEQLATILALLCTHAETKAVTVDGEQFFVQEGERRLVQGSPASPALSNLIAHKLDKRLEGLAAKYGFTYTRYADDLTFSAPKADEPAISALLAYVKRVVREEGFALHPDKTHLMRKGAQHKVTGVVVNEKPSVDRKQLHKFRALLHQIDQTGWEGKQWGNTPNIVHSVQGYANFVAMVNPEKGQKFVAMVKALIAKHPAPPLVLRYTPAPEQPPADETHSTQPAAPTSPASPQKPESDWWDVLDL, encoded by the coding sequence ATGTCTCAACACCCAACCCGACAACAACTTTACGACCGCATCCGGGCTTCCAGCAAAGACTCGGTGATTTTGGCCGAGATGAAGCGCCTTGGTTTTTGGGAAGATAGCCCCCAGCCAACCCTACCCGAAACCCTGATAGCGCGAGAGGCCACCCTTCAGAAAGAGCTCAACGACCTACTCACTACAGAACGTCGCTTCCAAAACAGCGAGCAGGTGTTGGTAGATATGCGCAAAGACCGTATGCGCAAATCGAAAGAAAAACAGGCCGAAAACAAAGCCCGCCGCCTGGAGGAGCGCCGCCAAAAAGCCGAACAGTGGCAACAAACCAAAACGCAGGATATCATCTACCTTGGTGAGGGAGTTTCGGCAGGTTTGCAGGCAGCCCCCTCAGATTTGGAGCGCTTACAAAGTCTAGGGCTACCCATATTTGAAAACGTACTCGACCTTGCCCAACAAATGGGCATCCCGCTACCTAAGCTTCGGTTTTTGGCTTTCGAACGCAAAATAGCCAAGGTCTGCCATTACAGTTATTTCCAACTGCCCAAAAAAAGCGGAGGCCTGCGCCGTATTGCCGCTCCCAAGCCCTTGCTCAAGCAAGCCCAGCAGTGGATTATGACCCATATTCTCTACCAAATCCCCAACAAAGACTGTGTACACGGCTTTGTGCCTGAGCGTTCTATCCTGAGCAATGCCCAGCCCCACCTTGGACAGGAGGTAGTCATCAACCTAGACCTAAAGGATTTTTTCCCTTCTATCAGTTATGCCCGAGTGAAAGGGTTATTTGTAAAATTAGGTTATTCTGAGCAATTAGCCACCATCTTGGCCCTGCTCTGTACCCACGCCGAAACAAAGGCAGTTACCGTAGACGGAGAGCAGTTTTTTGTACAAGAAGGCGAGCGCCGCTTGGTACAAGGCAGCCCGGCCAGCCCGGCATTGAGCAACCTCATTGCCCACAAACTCGACAAGCGACTCGAAGGCCTCGCGGCCAAATATGGCTTTACCTATACCCGCTATGCCGACGACTTGACCTTCTCTGCCCCTAAGGCTGACGAGCCTGCCATCAGTGCCTTGTTGGCCTATGTCAAGCGTGTGGTTCGTGAAGAAGGTTTTGCCCTACACCCCGACAAAACGCACCTCATGCGCAAAGGCGCGCAGCACAAGGTTACGGGTGTAGTCGTAAACGAAAAGCCCTCCGTAGACCGCAAACAACTGCATAAGTTTAGAGCGCTGCTTCACCAGATAGACCAAACCGGCTGGGAGGGCAAACAGTGGGGCAACACCCCCAATATCGTACACAGTGTACAGGGCTATGCCAATTTTGTGGCGATGGTCAATCCTGAAAAGGGGCAAAAGTTTGTGGCGATGGTCAAGGCCTTGATTGCCAAACACCCCGCGCCGCCATTGGTGCTGCGCTACACGCCCGCCCCCGAGCAGCCACCAGCTGATGAAACCCATTCAACACAGCCCGCAGCCCCAACATCGCCGGCCAGCCCACAGAAGCCCGAAAGCGACTGGTGGGATGTATTAGACCTATAA
- a CDS encoding WGR domain-containing protein: MKVIQQISLFFQEGNSDKVYEVELCEVGPEGYIVNVRYGRRGGTMVTNSKTPRATSLDKATKIYDKLVQEKVKKGYLEAGAPAPERPAAPQEMPDFAYNADTALLRRLQDGVEGGKTFRTNWKLSRVMWTAGERKLQEAVPLVIQILNKLLAENKPIYVLTRKEATTLTKEQAEFSAQLYSGLWMLARCGDTQAVEVFQKVLEIQGVPRYIRRLAAEGAFRCAPANIQQQGYQQILENLEADFREPIQAQNPERLRTKLQERLEEKQTKYHFIEQVYALAPAYPWISKVFAEVIQALPLRPPYWRHLRALFKTAELRDDHRILGVLHYHIEKTPALFTKTNYWHHQWIGSLGRSFEVDEELARENSELAFSLQTKTYFQRRAARQLSTLGKHDGKGYVQLATAILLQYQPEDERQATYYRPGGFYPKYNKDDGKYYHTMAFRPEHYQCHLLHHILSGNNPHLKAPSGTMLQWSLVEERKQQAERRWDYQYNLLTKVEQAQLGAVKFDRVSERAQWLLEEPQRYKAGLTLHTLSEAPEAFAQHWQQMPEAFVQLLLQSKMSAVVDFAYRNFKKHPAYPDLVQRLNAPMVYQLLQSPVALAAWFGWELVRARQTLQTQLDTVFALLLSRHSFAQEAGVTLLEQNAAALVQDTEGLWRLLYGSPIKHLPRVLALVKTQPLQSAQTEVLWGKLISGVLQQDQQLDLERVQLLLELLREVAPEKIAQISWDTLIDLIQLSSNAAKILVGTVLVGKLASFQIHEIPFSLIETLLDSTEEGVLANGQALLEAYPLADNEALWPRLWPLLEHEVLSLRQSVQTTCQRLVAQSEVFGLKLREQVLKLLLRKEAVEGLHEELCQFLQEGPPQLLSGISRKQVLNLIYGHYRTPQLLGTFLLKTYLEANDLTIRQIVALGNHELKELRDWVIAYYHNNPARIRYEREEALRLLDAKWDDTREAATAFFSTVFGEEDWDLDCLISIADSVRPDIEALGQSLISRYFKEEDGATYLLKLSQHPSVRMQLFASNYLERYASGHWERIQSLDFYFRSVLTRVNKGRVAKTRVLAFLHKEALQSAKVAQWVAQLFNELVVTNAVEDKARFIGLLYELQQMYPELEVALKPTDVA; the protein is encoded by the coding sequence ATGAAAGTCATTCAACAGATAAGCCTTTTCTTTCAGGAAGGCAATTCAGATAAAGTATACGAAGTCGAGCTGTGTGAGGTAGGCCCCGAAGGTTATATCGTCAATGTACGTTATGGCCGCCGTGGAGGCACCATGGTTACCAACAGCAAAACACCCCGCGCTACAAGCCTCGACAAAGCCACCAAGATTTATGATAAGCTCGTACAAGAGAAGGTCAAGAAAGGGTATCTGGAAGCAGGAGCACCCGCGCCAGAGCGCCCGGCGGCGCCTCAAGAAATGCCTGATTTTGCATACAACGCCGATACAGCCCTCTTGCGCCGCCTGCAAGATGGTGTAGAAGGGGGCAAGACCTTCAGAACCAACTGGAAACTCAGCCGGGTGATGTGGACTGCCGGAGAGCGCAAGCTACAAGAGGCTGTGCCCTTAGTAATCCAGATTTTGAACAAACTCCTAGCAGAGAACAAGCCTATTTATGTCCTCACTCGCAAAGAGGCAACCACCCTCACCAAAGAACAGGCAGAGTTTAGCGCACAGCTCTACTCGGGGCTATGGATGCTCGCGCGCTGCGGAGATACACAGGCGGTAGAAGTGTTTCAAAAGGTGTTAGAAATCCAAGGAGTGCCTCGGTATATCCGCCGATTGGCCGCCGAAGGAGCCTTTCGTTGTGCGCCTGCCAACATACAGCAGCAAGGCTATCAGCAGATTCTGGAAAACCTAGAGGCTGACTTTCGTGAGCCTATCCAAGCCCAAAATCCGGAGCGATTACGCACCAAATTGCAAGAAAGGCTGGAAGAGAAGCAGACCAAGTACCATTTTATAGAGCAGGTTTATGCCCTTGCGCCAGCCTATCCTTGGATTAGCAAGGTGTTTGCCGAAGTGATTCAGGCTTTGCCCTTGCGCCCACCTTATTGGAGACATTTGCGGGCATTATTCAAAACAGCCGAACTACGTGATGACCACCGCATCCTAGGGGTGTTGCATTACCATATCGAAAAAACGCCCGCCTTGTTTACGAAAACCAACTATTGGCATCACCAATGGATTGGGTCTTTGGGCAGGTCTTTTGAAGTAGATGAGGAGCTTGCTCGTGAAAATTCAGAGCTTGCCTTTTCTTTGCAGACCAAGACCTACTTTCAACGCCGTGCAGCGCGACAACTGTCTACATTGGGCAAGCACGACGGCAAGGGGTATGTCCAATTGGCTACCGCCATCTTGCTGCAATACCAGCCCGAAGATGAGCGGCAGGCGACATACTACCGCCCGGGTGGTTTTTATCCCAAGTACAACAAGGACGATGGCAAGTATTACCATACAATGGCCTTCAGACCGGAGCATTACCAGTGTCATTTGTTGCATCATATCCTATCAGGCAATAACCCACACCTCAAAGCCCCTTCTGGCACCATGCTTCAGTGGAGCTTGGTAGAGGAGCGCAAACAACAAGCAGAGCGCCGTTGGGATTACCAATATAACCTCTTGACGAAGGTAGAGCAAGCACAGCTGGGGGCTGTCAAGTTTGACCGCGTTTCGGAGCGCGCCCAATGGCTGCTCGAAGAGCCTCAACGCTACAAAGCTGGCCTCACCCTGCATACCTTGAGCGAAGCTCCCGAAGCCTTTGCACAGCACTGGCAGCAAATGCCCGAAGCCTTTGTGCAACTGCTCCTGCAAAGCAAAATGAGCGCAGTGGTAGATTTTGCCTATCGCAACTTCAAAAAACACCCAGCCTACCCTGACCTTGTGCAGCGCCTCAATGCCCCAATGGTCTATCAACTGCTGCAAAGCCCGGTGGCGCTGGCGGCTTGGTTCGGCTGGGAGCTGGTGCGAGCGCGCCAAACCCTACAAACACAGCTCGACACGGTATTTGCCCTGTTGTTGAGTCGGCATAGCTTTGCCCAAGAAGCCGGTGTAACCCTGCTCGAACAAAATGCGGCGGCGCTTGTACAAGATACCGAAGGACTGTGGCGCTTGCTCTATGGCAGCCCTATCAAGCACTTGCCTCGTGTGTTGGCCTTGGTGAAGACACAGCCTTTACAAAGCGCTCAAACCGAAGTCTTGTGGGGCAAGCTCATCAGTGGGGTACTCCAGCAAGACCAGCAGCTTGATTTAGAACGCGTTCAGCTGCTCCTAGAGCTACTACGTGAAGTAGCCCCCGAAAAAATTGCCCAAATCAGTTGGGATACCCTCATTGACCTGATACAGCTTTCTAGCAACGCGGCCAAAATATTGGTGGGGACAGTATTGGTGGGCAAGCTGGCGAGCTTTCAGATACACGAAATCCCTTTCTCGCTCATCGAAACCCTGCTCGACAGCACCGAAGAAGGCGTATTGGCCAATGGGCAGGCTCTGCTCGAAGCGTATCCTTTGGCCGATAACGAGGCTCTCTGGCCACGGCTCTGGCCATTGCTGGAACACGAAGTGCTCAGCCTGCGCCAAAGCGTACAGACTACCTGTCAGCGCTTAGTTGCGCAAAGTGAGGTGTTTGGCCTAAAGCTTCGTGAGCAGGTTTTGAAGTTGTTGCTCCGCAAAGAAGCTGTCGAAGGGCTGCACGAAGAGCTTTGCCAGTTCTTGCAAGAGGGGCCGCCGCAGCTATTGTCCGGCATTTCACGCAAGCAAGTGCTCAATCTCATTTATGGCCACTACCGCACGCCGCAGTTATTGGGAACATTCTTACTCAAAACCTATCTTGAGGCCAATGACCTGACCATCCGTCAGATAGTGGCGCTTGGCAACCACGAGCTGAAAGAGCTGCGCGATTGGGTAATAGCATACTACCACAACAACCCCGCCCGCATCCGCTACGAGCGCGAAGAGGCTTTGCGTCTGCTCGATGCCAAATGGGACGACACCCGCGAGGCTGCCACGGCCTTCTTCAGTACGGTATTCGGAGAAGAAGACTGGGATTTGGATTGCCTTATCAGCATTGCCGACTCCGTACGCCCGGATATCGAAGCCTTGGGACAGTCTCTCATCAGTCGGTATTTCAAAGAAGAAGACGGGGCTACCTACTTGCTCAAACTCAGCCAACACCCCAGCGTACGAATGCAACTCTTTGCAAGCAATTACCTAGAGCGTTATGCTTCAGGACATTGGGAGCGTATTCAGTCACTCGATTTCTACTTCCGCTCTGTGCTGACTAGGGTCAACAAAGGACGTGTAGCCAAAACCCGTGTGTTGGCGTTCTTGCACAAAGAAGCCCTACAGTCTGCTAAAGTGGCGCAATGGGTAGCGCAGTTATTCAACGAATTGGTCGTTACGAACGCCGTAGAAGACAAGGCCCGCTTTATTGGCTTGCTCTACGAACTGCAACAGATGTATCCAGAGCTGGAAGTAGCCCTCAAGCCCACAGATGTGGCCTAA
- a CDS encoding 4-hydroxyphenylacetate 3-hydroxylase family protein: MTNLTIAKINSAQDYLDSLRGRKLKLYLMGEPVDDITTHPIILPSINAMAATYRLAEEAPELATVVSPLTGERISRFLHVCQSADDLVMQNKMQRRLGQLTGTCFQRCVGMDAINALYSVSYEIDEAYQTSYHQRFLAFLKEMHLQNCVIGGAMTDVKGDRSLAPHEQADPDLFVRITRRTAEGVYISGAKAHQTGCLNAHYMLVMPTMRLGEHDRDYAIIGAIPVDAEGITYIYGRQSCDTRSLEPGSIDVGNAQYGGQEAMVIFDNAFIPNEWIFMDGEYDFAALLVDRFTAYHRRSYVCKSGVGDVVIGAAAAVAEMNGVEKASHIKDKLVEMTHLNETVYATGIAASYQGYATKSGCFLCDSMLANTCKHHVTKMPYEISRLAQDLAGGMVATMPSEQDLNHPEIGQLIRKYLKGKASVPTEDRMRMLRLIENLTLGRNAVGYLTESLHGAGSPQAQRVQIARLMQLEYKKRLATVLAGIELPADKAAVVEELGSYFERVFKPA; encoded by the coding sequence ATGACTAACCTCACTATTGCCAAGATTAATTCTGCCCAAGACTACCTCGACTCGCTCCGTGGGCGCAAACTCAAGCTTTACCTTATGGGCGAACCGGTAGACGACATCACGACCCATCCCATCATCTTGCCCTCTATCAATGCCATGGCGGCCACCTACCGCCTAGCCGAAGAGGCTCCAGAGCTGGCCACAGTCGTCTCACCCTTGACGGGGGAGCGAATCAGCCGTTTTCTGCACGTATGCCAGAGCGCAGATGACCTAGTGATGCAAAACAAGATGCAACGCCGCCTGGGGCAGCTCACCGGCACTTGTTTTCAGCGCTGCGTAGGGATGGATGCCATCAATGCCCTCTACTCGGTGAGCTACGAAATCGATGAGGCCTACCAAACCTCCTATCACCAGCGGTTTTTGGCTTTCCTGAAAGAGATGCACCTCCAAAACTGTGTGATTGGCGGCGCGATGACGGATGTCAAGGGCGACCGCAGCTTAGCCCCCCACGAGCAGGCCGACCCGGACTTGTTTGTGCGCATTACCCGCCGTACTGCCGAGGGGGTGTATATCAGCGGTGCCAAAGCCCACCAAACGGGCTGCCTCAACGCACACTATATGCTCGTCATGCCAACGATGCGCCTTGGGGAGCACGACCGCGACTATGCCATCATCGGCGCAATCCCTGTCGATGCAGAAGGCATTACCTATATCTACGGGCGGCAGTCTTGCGATACGCGCAGCCTTGAGCCCGGCTCGATAGATGTAGGCAATGCCCAATATGGCGGACAAGAGGCGATGGTGATTTTTGACAATGCCTTTATCCCCAATGAGTGGATTTTTATGGATGGGGAATATGATTTTGCCGCCCTGCTTGTAGATCGGTTTACGGCCTATCACCGCCGCAGCTATGTCTGCAAGAGCGGTGTGGGCGATGTAGTCATTGGCGCGGCGGCGGCGGTGGCAGAGATGAACGGCGTAGAGAAAGCTTCCCACATCAAAGACAAGCTGGTAGAGATGACCCACCTCAACGAGACCGTCTATGCAACGGGAATTGCGGCCTCTTATCAGGGGTATGCGACCAAGTCGGGGTGCTTTTTGTGTGACTCGATGCTGGCCAATACCTGCAAGCACCACGTAACCAAGATGCCTTATGAAATCAGTCGCTTGGCGCAAGACTTGGCTGGGGGCATGGTCGCAACCATGCCCTCTGAGCAAGACCTAAACCACCCCGAAATAGGCCAGCTCATCCGCAAATACCTCAAAGGAAAGGCCTCTGTACCTACCGAAGACCGTATGCGGATGCTGCGCCTGATCGAAAACCTGACCCTTGGCCGCAATGCGGTAGGCTATCTGACCGAAAGCCTGCACGGAGCCGGTTCGCCACAAGCCCAGCGCGTACAGATAGCTCGTCTGATGCAGTTGGAGTATAAAAAGCGCCTCGCTACCGTCTTGGCCGGAATTGAGCTACCCGCCGACAAAGCCGCCGTGGTCGAAGAGTTGGGCAGCTACTTTGAGCGGGTATTTAAGCCTGCATAA
- the cysD gene encoding sulfate adenylyltransferase subunit CysD produces MDYLSQLEAEAIHILREVAGQFERPALLFSGGKDSITLVHLALKAFRPGKLPFPLVHIDTGHNFEETIRFRDELIARIGEELIVGYVQDDIDSGAISDVTGGKYISRNALQTHTLLRVIEENGFDACIGGARRDEEKARAKERIFSVRDDFGQWQPKLQRPELWNIYNGRIHKGENVRAFPISNWTELDVWNYLHREGIALPTLYFSHERPCVEVEGQWMALNPFIRIDSPDEIQHKQVRFRTIGDMTCTAAVLSEADTMEAVIEEITHANITERGARIDDKQSEAAMEDRKKVGYF; encoded by the coding sequence ATGGATTATTTAAGTCAATTAGAAGCCGAGGCTATTCATATTTTGCGTGAGGTAGCCGGACAGTTTGAGCGCCCTGCCCTGCTTTTTTCGGGGGGGAAGGATTCGATTACCTTGGTACACCTGGCGCTGAAGGCCTTCCGCCCGGGCAAGCTGCCCTTTCCGCTGGTACATATCGACACAGGGCATAATTTTGAGGAGACGATTCGGTTTCGTGATGAGCTGATTGCCCGCATTGGGGAGGAGCTGATTGTGGGTTATGTGCAGGATGATATCGACAGCGGCGCCATCTCTGATGTAACAGGTGGCAAATACATCAGCCGCAATGCACTCCAAACGCATACGCTGCTGCGTGTGATTGAGGAGAACGGCTTTGATGCCTGCATTGGCGGGGCACGCCGCGATGAGGAGAAGGCCCGCGCCAAAGAGCGTATTTTTTCGGTAAGGGATGATTTCGGCCAATGGCAGCCCAAACTCCAACGCCCAGAGCTGTGGAATATCTACAACGGACGCATCCATAAGGGCGAAAACGTGAGGGCCTTCCCCATCAGCAACTGGACAGAGCTGGATGTTTGGAACTACCTACACCGCGAAGGAATTGCGCTGCCCACGCTTTACTTCTCACATGAGCGCCCTTGTGTGGAGGTCGAAGGGCAATGGATGGCGCTGAATCCCTTTATCCGTATCGACTCGCCCGACGAAATTCAACACAAGCAGGTGCGCTTCCGCACCATCGGCGATATGACCTGTACGGCTGCCGTACTCTCCGAGGCCGACACGATGGAGGCCGTGATTGAAGAGATTACCCACGCCAACATCACAGAGCGCGGCGCACGCATCGACGACAAACAGTCGGAAGCCGCTATGGAAGACCGCAAGAAGGTGGGGTATTTTTAG
- a CDS encoding sulfite exporter TauE/SafE family protein, with protein MYAKLLVLRQYVADHRLVILGIFLSLGLIGILVTGWYLGAYAIIPQLLSPVNWGLTLTYVALGLIAQTLNGAIGMGYGITTTSTLLALGFHPMMASGVVHTTEIFTTATSGYMHLRLGNVNRKLFAQLVLPGILGVLTGAVLLLWIDRGVIKPIVSVYLIGMGFFIIFKAFQKLGGKPREQSPLRLLGFIGGTVTSIGGGGWGPIVTSHLISSGRQPRYAIGTANFTEFFVKVTAAVIFMALLSFSPESWIAIVGIVVGGVPASFFSAYLTRYISPKALMVVVGLFIILLNSWSISKVLWG; from the coding sequence ATGTACGCCAAACTCCTCGTTCTGCGCCAATATGTGGCCGACCACCGTCTCGTTATCCTCGGGATTTTTTTGAGCCTAGGGCTTATCGGAATATTAGTAACTGGCTGGTATTTGGGGGCTTATGCCATCATTCCACAGCTGCTCAGCCCTGTCAACTGGGGGCTGACACTCACCTATGTAGCGCTAGGGTTGATTGCCCAAACACTCAACGGAGCCATAGGGATGGGCTACGGTATTACGACTACATCTACCTTGTTGGCCTTGGGCTTTCACCCAATGATGGCGAGCGGGGTAGTACATACCACTGAGATTTTCACCACGGCCACGTCGGGCTATATGCACCTGCGCCTAGGCAATGTAAACCGCAAGCTGTTTGCCCAATTGGTGCTGCCGGGCATATTGGGAGTACTTACTGGAGCGGTGTTGCTGCTCTGGATAGACCGTGGGGTCATCAAACCCATTGTATCCGTATACCTTATCGGGATGGGCTTTTTTATCATCTTCAAGGCTTTTCAAAAACTGGGGGGCAAACCTCGCGAACAAAGCCCGTTACGACTTTTGGGCTTTATTGGCGGTACAGTAACCTCTATCGGTGGCGGTGGCTGGGGGCCTATCGTTACCTCTCATCTTATCAGCAGTGGAAGACAGCCGCGCTATGCTATTGGTACGGCCAATTTTACAGAGTTTTTTGTCAAAGTAACTGCCGCTGTTATCTTTATGGCCTTGCTGAGCTTTTCGCCCGAAAGTTGGATTGCCATCGTGGGGATTGTCGTAGGGGGTGTGCCGGCTTCGTTTTTCTCGGCCTACCTGACGCGCTACATCTCGCCTAAGGCACTGATGGTTGTGGTGGGGTTATTCATCATCTTGCTCAATAGCTGGTCTATCAGCAAGGTGCTTTGGGGGTAA
- a CDS encoding phosphoadenylyl-sulfate reductase: MSSNVSSFVPEVARSEAEIIAGLRQLAKAYAGRIVFSSSLSYEDQLISHWILANQLPIRIFTLDTGRMFAETYEVLQRTNARYKTNIEVYFPESAAVERLVNSKGMFSFYDSVENRKECCFVRKVQPLNRALEGAACWITGIRAEHSANRQEMPQWELDEARNIWKFHPLLYWSEAEVKALVKEYAVPFNPLHEQGFVSIGCQPCTRAIQPGEDFRAGRWWWEDASKKECGLHKA, translated from the coding sequence ATGTCAAGTAATGTTTCTTCTTTTGTGCCGGAGGTAGCCCGCAGCGAGGCCGAAATCATCGCGGGGCTGCGGCAGCTTGCCAAGGCTTATGCCGGACGGATTGTCTTCTCAAGCAGCTTGAGCTATGAGGATCAACTGATTAGCCATTGGATACTGGCCAACCAACTCCCCATCCGCATTTTTACCCTCGATACCGGACGGATGTTTGCCGAAACGTATGAGGTGCTGCAACGTACCAATGCTCGCTACAAAACCAATATTGAGGTGTATTTTCCGGAGTCGGCGGCGGTAGAGCGCTTGGTCAATAGCAAGGGGATGTTTAGCTTTTATGATTCGGTCGAAAACCGCAAAGAGTGTTGTTTTGTCCGCAAGGTGCAACCCCTTAACCGTGCGCTGGAAGGGGCAGCCTGTTGGATTACGGGCATTCGGGCGGAGCACTCGGCCAACCGTCAAGAGATGCCCCAATGGGAACTGGATGAAGCACGTAATATCTGGAAGTTTCACCCCTTGCTCTATTGGAGCGAAGCCGAAGTAAAGGCTTTGGTCAAGGAGTATGCCGTGCCTTTCAATCCTTTGCACGAGCAGGGCTTTGTGAGCATAGGTTGCCAACCCTGTACACGGGCGATTCAGCCGGGAGAGGATTTTCGCGCCGGACGCTGGTGGTGGGAGGATGCCTCCAAGAAAGAATGTGGGCTGCATAAGGCCTAA